The Osmerus mordax isolate fOsmMor3 chromosome 28, fOsmMor3.pri, whole genome shotgun sequence genome segment AGTTTTGTGGCAGGCTGGGGGGTGTTCTTGTCTGCAGCGTAGCTGGAAAACCACTCCTAACTACGCAGTGGGTTTGCCAAACACAAAAACCTTATCAGGAAACTACCAGTTGCATAAGTTTACCTTGACCAAACGGCTGcttgtcaatgaaatattaCAACACTGGGCTCAATAGATAAGATAAGGGTAACATGGGCACACAATGATCTCAGGTTCTGCATCCACCTACCTGTGCTATCTATTAATCGTTTTAGACAAGTTTTTGTTAATAAGTTGAGGACCTGGGATGGAtctagaaggaggaggggtcgACGGGGTCACATTTCTATGGATCGGATTTCCGAACACAGGCGATGTCTAACCTGAAACTGAAACTGAATCTCTATTAAAAGAGCCTCTTGTTTCTGGGGCTAGACTGGGACCAGCAGCCAGTCTCACAATAGAACCCTATATTCATAAGTAGTGCTCTGTTTTCATCACCAGTAGGTCCTGATCcgaatctcccctctctctctctctctctctgtgtctctgacagGAAACCACCATCTCACAGGAGAACAACTGAGGATGCGGTGCGTTTCATAATGACAATGTTGTAAATCCAGAGTGAAACTGCAAAAGAGACGGGACAAAAACTAACAAACACAGGAGGACGACAACTAAAGTGAGCCATTTATATCAGAGCCAGCGGGCAGTTCAAAGGACATGTCAGTAATTGGAATGGCTTTATCACTGCCTGCTGCATGCCTGGCTAATGCTGATGAGCGCAGGGTGAATGCATGAAAAGGCTTAGCCCACCGTTTGAATCTGCTCTTTGTTAGCCAGGCCAAAGGAGACCCTCTTTCCCTTAACAGCAgcattcctgtgtgtctgtgacctgTGATATCCGCTCATAAGCGTGCCACAACAACACGTTCCTTAGTTTACAGTGAAGCACATCTCAAGGCCTTTCAGTgacagaacaacaacaatgaGAGCACCGCAGGGAACCACAACACTAGAACACTTTATAGGAACTATGCGCAGGGTAGAGAGGAAGATCAACAACATCTacaacgacaacaacaacaaacctaTGAGCTGCCAAATGGAGGAAGGTAGAGTTCCAATAGGTGGGGTGATGAGACAGTAAGAGAGGGTTATCATGTGGGTCCTTAGATGATTCCCAAATGTTTTTTAGATGGCTACCAGATAGTTcttggtggggatggggggggatgtaaaaaaaaaagtttttgtaCTGTTACGGCAGAATGTGGAAATGCAAGATACATGGAAATGGGGTCAAAGTCGTCTTTCCAACCACTTAAAATGAAGACCtgcaaaagaagaaaaaaagggattcTGTGATGAACAGTTTCACTCTCGATGGAGCACTTATACTTGGGCCGGATTATTGTCTTATTTCACAAATTCACCTGTCAAAACCGTGATGTAACATACAATTGTTTGTACAGTCAGATTAGTAGAATTGCAATATGCATTAGCAAAGGTAAAGTTTTCTAGgtgtaatattttttttaatgcaaTGCCTGTAATGTATTTGCCATGTATTCTGTAGGGCGGGTTATAATTGGCTTTTTCACAGGTCGTAATCAATTGTAATAAAGACACATCATTAGAACAAGACTCGACTTCTCTCAGGATTGTGTCTGTTGTTTAAGTTGTGGCTGTCTTAGTTTTTAATTTTACAAAGTCCCAAAATGTCATCAGTTATACTGCTTGATGTGAGGCAATCAACGACAAGTGGTTGCTTTCACGGTACATCATTAAACATTACCTACGTCATGATTAAGTGTGAGGTATTTTTTAGTTCAAACAATCTTCTTTCTGTCCTGTACTCACTAACAAAACCCTTCATCCTGattctgtgtttttgtttgaataAGGGTCGTTTGTAGTCCTCTTGCCTGACCATAAAAGAGGCACTGTTCTCACTGGCACCTCGTCCAAGTTTCCATTGGGGAGACTATTGCCATTTGTCACACAGACTTACTTGCCGGTTAGTTAATGGgctgtttggttgtgtgtgcgtgattgtgtgcgtgggtgtgtgtgattgtgtgtgattgtctttgttgtgtgtgtatgcggatACGTGTTATTTTATGTATTAGAGTTCAGCTTTTATCTCCTTATCTCAGCAGTATAAgacaataaaataataattataataatacaatCTTTCTTAATGCACTGATAACGTTCTAATGATAAAGGATGATGCCTTGACCTGGATATATTGCACAACCATATAACCGTATATAACAGATATATTAGAATCCATGTTGGGTTATTGGATTATTTCTTAATTTGAAATTAATAGTATTATTGATTAGATAAAGCCAAGGCCGTGTATTTAATCACATTGGTATCTTTCCCACATTAACTATCACTTAATCACTAACTAATAGTCTTATGGATAAAGAGTCCAACCATAACCTTATCTCTGTGTCAGTTACAACCGGTGGTTCTTGACTATTCCCACCCCCAAAAATCCAAATTGCACTTCCAACTGATAGTAATGAGTCATTAATAACTTCTGACGGTGAATGATTTCCAAAACAGACCTGAAGGTACTTTCTGTCCGCCACGAGGGGTTCGGAGCGGCATCACTACAGGGCGTGCATCAGAAGGACCTTGTCTGCGGATGGGTTTAGGGAGGCGTCCTGGCGCGAGACAACCAGGGGTCCAGCCCCGGCAAACAACACGCTTCTTCTTATCTGAAGTAGGCCTCACTGAATCAAAACGTTGAACTGTTTGGCACTATATCATATAGTGTATGCCAATGGTATTTGCTCTCGCCTATGTCGGGTCAAATGCGTGATGAAACATGAGATAAGGTAATATTTAATGGTCACGTCATTGGCCTAACccacctcttctttctcttggtCATTTCAGCCACTGTGTGATTGATGGAGGACTTGTCTGAAGTCTCTTATTCGGCCAGTGTCAGAGGGGACATTAACGCCCCCATCAAAGTTGGAATCAATTTTCACTGCCGTTTCCTTTGTCTCCTGCTTTTCTTAATAAgtgatagcctactgtagaccAATCAAAATTCATACTGTTCAGAAACGCATAGGCAGGAATGGCCTATGATGTAACATGGATTCCATCTTGAAATTTCAATGTAACAACCCTCTATAAAAGACATTCATAAATGTTAGATAGACGCCTTTGGGAAATGTGTCTGAAAGGGCGTGCTATTCTGCTTCTGCTTTATCAACAGATTAGGCAAAGGTCTGCCTTGTGTAAAATACGCTGACTATGTTGAATATGCAACATCACACGCTATTTgactgggattttttttttttatatattgtgCACATTGTTTTGCGCATGCAGCTGTATCGTATCTTTAAAACAGATGGAACAATGCCCGTAAAACATAACTGCCATATTTATCTCCTAAATCTTTTTCCTTTGTTGTGCTCAATTGTTGTATATGTGCGCCACCTGACAGCATCTCAGAGTGAGGTTCAAAGAAAATGTGTTGATAATCTTGTCATCCCATTCTTAAATTGTTATCACATCCATTTTAAGACATAAACCCAGGATATTTCACGATGtgatttctcttcttttttaacAGTTCAACTGACAGAAAAGGGCCTGCTTGTTTTCCGTTATAAAATGATGTGAACTGGCCCACATCTGTAACAACGTATCATATTTTTATAAATCAGTCACTTGAATTCGTATGGCATTATACAGTAGAATGTATGTTGACAAAGGCTGACAAATTTAACAGTTAACAAATGTGCTATTTCTGTCCTGAGGATCTTCAAGGTCCAAACTCAGtaaaagtcaaagtaaagtattTGTTCCAAGAGTTTTTGTTCCAAGTAAATCACACCGCATGCATTAAATATAATCAGAATTGACAAAACAAAATGCAGTCCGCAGTATGTTGTCTTTATAATCCACCACATACCATAAAAGATAAAATACTTATTTtagacagtgtttgtgttcactgggagtgagaagaaaaaaacaaaaaaaacaggagCGTATTCCAAAAAGAACATTGTGTTCAAGGTCTGGCAAGCACTCCGGCACCCGTCTGGGCTATTTTGTTAGTGACCTTGTGTCACCCTGCACAAGCAAAGACACTCAAAGCCAGATCCTAAACCAAAGTAAACAGGTACACACGCACGATTTAAATAACTACTATTACCTCTGTTTAATCCTAAACCTGGTTTTCATAGATTTGTCTTACATACTAACGCAGATCAAATCTAAGTAGCAAAAGAGAGATAAGCCTGACACTAACACAGACCTATTCCTTTTAAAATGTTCATACTTCATTAATTTAGTAGGTGCTTTTATTCAAAGAAACATGCAAATAGTTAATATATAAAGTACACCAGGAGATAAAGGATCGGAAGTGCATATCTAACAGTAATTAAGTGGTAAATCATTTGTCTTTTATTCTTGTTTTTTCTATTTTGTTGTTATGTTATGTATTTTATGTCCTATGCACCAATCACCAAGATAATTTCCTGTATATGTAAATATACTTGGCCATTAAAAATAATtcagattctgattctaaatatGTTCATCGAGACTTTAAGCCAACACATCAGAGTTCATCTTCGGTGACGTCATCATGTGTGATGGTGCGCAGGCAGAAACTGGCTACTCTGTGACAACCAAACTTGAGTAAACATTTGTTTTGGGACGTATAGCTTTGGACCGACCGTGTTAGCCCTCCCAGCCAGGAAATAACAGTTTCTAAACGGGCTGTCAATTCCACAATTCTCTCAAACAAGCTTTCCTATAGCCACGCACCAACAAACGCCCTTCTCTCCCGGCAATTTATGTACTCTACACCCAAAAACGTTCCACTACACGTCACTGCTTGTCTGCTGGGCTTAAACATACAGACAGTTCCTTGCAACAGATCATGCTTCAACCTGTTCTGAATGTAAAAGAGCATCTTGTTGGTTGGCATACCACCTAGGAACCttgacagtacagtacagtttctgCTATAACCATCTCTCTATAGAACACTGAATTTTGCAACCTCATTGGAATTTTTCCATGACTGCATAATCATTAAATCGATGCACCCATGTACCATGGACGTGGCATTCAGATGCTCACTAGCTCCTCCTGATGGATGGTCTGTTTGCGCATGGGGCCAGATCCCTGGTCTATCATCTCCCTCTAGAGGCCacggcatagagagagagagagagagagagagagagagagagagagagagagagagagagagagagagagagagagagagagagagagagagagagagagagagagagagagagagagagagagagagagagagagagagagagagagagagagagagagagagagagagtgttctaTTACATACCAGCTGACTTCTTATTCTGTCGACACAAGCACATTCATCATGATGAGCCAACTGTGTAGAAATCAAGACGTGAATTATaaattattgttgttattatatTAATAATTATTATACATTATGCTATGGTTAATACTAATGCAGTGAAAGTGGCAGAGAAGTCTGGAtggacttttattttatttctttttgtgaCGTTACTTATTGTAGTGTGTCTACGTGTGAGGCGCATAGACTCTTATTTTGATAAAAAGTAACATTGTACTTCCTATTTCAACTGGACCAATAGAAAAGGGGAAGAGGCGGATTCTCCCAGATCTCAGCCAATTGCCTTACACGCTGGTGCTACGTTTCTTAGCAGCCGCTTGCATCCTGGTGAGGGATTTTAGGTGAGTAATGTTGAGCTAGCTAAACCACAATATTGAATTAAATCATCAAAACAGTTTAGTTTCATTATATTGTACGATGATATCCGCAGACATATACGGTATTTGTCCATTGTGGAACCAGCGTAACTTGGATACTCAAAGTTTATCGCTAGTTAACCGACAGATTATAATGTAGCTACTAGCCGTCGAGCTAATTGTGTTAGCTAGCCGTTACTAGTATGTCCGGTTTTGCTAGTCAGCGATTTAGCTAGCCTGTGTATGTTGTCAATTAATATCTAATTCAGTATTACGTTTTATGATTTTGTTCGCAGGTCCTAAACGTCATCAGATTGAACATCTCGTCTCAAGCCAAGATGTTCGGCCATCACGGTGCTATGTGGGTGTTCGTACAGGTGCTCTTGGCCCACCTCTTATGCGGATGGGCGATTGGGTCCGAACTGACTTTCGAGCTTCCAGACAACGCCAAACAGTGTTTCTATGAAGACATTACCATCGGCACGAAGTGTACCCTTGAATTTCAGGTACGATTATTATTGATTAATAACCCCTTTACTGTTGCGTTTACTCAACGTGTCGTAGATAATGGAGAAGAACGGATTAAGACAGACTATAAATGTGTATCTTCGATTTTATGTCATTGTGTTCCAAAAATCACCGTCAAATTGAAATAGAGaataaaaaaacgaaaaacaattacactgtaaaagtatctaactgtgtgtgtgtctgttaggtGGTAACTGGTGGACATTACGATGTGGACTGTCGCCTGGAAGACCCCGAGGGCACGGTTCTCTACAAGGAGATGAAGAAACAATACGACAGTTTCACGTTCACTGCGGCCAAAAACGGAACCTACAAGTTCTGCTTCAGCAACGAGTTCTCCACCTTCACTCACAAGACGGTCTACTTTGACTTCCAGGTCGGAGAGGACCCCCCGCTGTTCCCCAACGAGAACAGGGTCTCCGCCCTCACTCAGGTGGGTCTGGTCAGCACCTACACCTTCACATTGTCCATTTGTGTACGTTCTGGTGAATTAATACAAAAGTGGTCTGCTTCCATAACCTTAAATAGCTCTTGATGTTCTGCTGACATACATATATTCAATTTAACACTTATTGTCCTGCATGGTAGTAATATCATTTTAATCCACATTACTGTAACCGttacccctctctgtctctctctctctcctcttcccccctcccccccccccctctctgtctcagttgGAGTCAGCCTGCGTATCCATCCATGAAGCCCTGAAGTCTGTGATCGACTACCAGACACACTTCCGGTTGAGGGAGGCTCAGGGCCGCAGCAGGGCCGAAGACCTCAACACCCGTGTGGCCTTCTGGTCCATCGGAGAGGCCTTCATCCTCCTGGTGGTCAGCATCAGTCAGGTGGTCCTGCTCAGAAGCTTCTTCTCCAACAAGAAAACCACGACCACGCGTGTCGGATCCTAACAAGCgggactctgcacacacacacacccccgtccccccgtccccccgtccccgtcaCTTCTCCCAGCTCATCACGCCCCGGATCCCAATTCTCTACGGCCTCTGTTATTATTCAGAATCTTTGAATATGTATTGGTGTTTTTTTCCGCTCCTCTGATTGGACAGGTGAAAACCTGTGTTCCTCCAGCTGTTACCGGTCCTGTGAAATCCTGAGTGGTTCTACAAGGATGTGAGGAGGAAAAGATTCAGTTTTAGAGCAATTAAAAGTACAACCGAGATTCATCACCATAATGTTTGCACTCTATGGAAGCACTATTTGCCCCTTTACAAGGATGGTCTAATGGGTGTAAGGTTAAATGGGGTTAGTGTTTTCATTTTTCATTACTGATTTCCCTGTGCGAAGCAGGAATGGGAGGTAAAGAATTGGGATTTGGTATCTGTCTCCCACACAAGGAACTGCTGATCCAACTCCCACAAACAGTGATTCATGGCAGAAGTGTTGCTTTGTTTGTCTTGTCAGTTTTAGATTTCATATGCAGATATTTTGAGTTTTTAAGATAAGGTCTCGTATTCTCAGTATCATCGTTCAGTTGCTGGTCCTGTCATCCCCGTCGATTCGTTTTTCATCCATAACGATCTAAAACATTGAATCAGTCTGCAACATTCCAACATATTTGAGACATTGGCTAATACAGACCATGGCTGTGCTATGAATTTACttttaacacccccccccaacccctccctgtgGATTATCTGATCATTATATCAGTCGATGTTGAAAATTTAGCAATTTATTTATTATGTGGGTTGGATACTGCATTGTTTTTTACGACACTGTTTACCTGAATGTATGAACATACTGGTCACTCCTTACCTTATTCATTGAGATTGCAGAACTGAAATCAGACACTGGATTCATAATTCCAATAAAAGTTTATAGGGGATTTTTTGATGTGGACAGGATATACATGATTTGTTTTGGGTTGTAATATTTCCCTTGTCCTGGTTTAGTGGCTACAACAACAGGCCTAATATGGATGGAGTGTGATTATGATTCGGTGATATGGCGACTGTAGTTTTATACCCTTTGGTCAAATCTTAACTTTCTTGTTGGATTGAAACTGTTCATCTTTAGAAAGACACTCATGATTAACTGAAGTTAAATGAAATTAATCCCCAGTTTAGTTTCTATGTTCGATCTCTAGTGTGATTTATTCCCATTATGTATTTGGTTTAAAGAGGTGGAAGAAAGCTCTTGTCTAAGCACATAATTTAATTTCTTCTTTATTATGCATTTTCTCAATGGTGTGGTCAGGTTTTGGTTTGTATACTGTTCATTATCATAATCAGCTTGTGGTCACATCTGAGGGTATTTTCCTTGTTTGCATACAGTTGCTGAATAAACATTTTCTGGTAAACCTATTGTGTGGTCGTTCATGTCTGATTAATCTTCACTAAACTAAACATGACGAAACACgtttcaaatgatttaaaaaatatatttttttatgattAGTGGCTGTGATAGAAATATACATCGGACAGTACATGTAACCTCGTATTTTTACAAAgactttttgtaaaaaaaagtcaTAAAGGAAATAAAATAACTTGCAGTGTCAGTGCGAGGTTTCGAAGGAGACTTCGTGGCTTTAGAATCTTGTACTTTGAGAGCCTGTTCGTGTTATTGTTCCGTCTGTGTTTTGGTCATTTGGCCACTAGGGGGCGATATGTTTCAGTAAAAATGGAACACCATACAATacgtgtatatctgtgtgttgcAATTTTTTGTTTTCCTCTATCATGAATGTCTAATTCAAGCACAATACAATGTACAGCTTATGTACACATGTCAACCACAGTTAGAATAtcttaaattattttatttagaTTCGAAATGAAGTAGGTCTATTTCACTTTAACCGAGAGCTCTTCCTTAGATTACGTAAACAACCAGCAGCCCTCTGATTGGATGAAGTCCACGTCAATTCCAGGAAGAGTTGCCAAAAAAAGGTCTGCATTGTTTTTGATGACAGAAGCGAGTCGTGATCTGAACGGTGTGGTGGGAGGACAATCTACCCTAatcatctgccccccccccccccctcttaacATTACAGTCGAGCTAGCTGGCTCGCTACGCGACACGACTGTGCTGTGATGTTTTTGCTACTATGATTTTACTCGGGTAGATTTTTACGGTAAAAGATCAAGGAAATCCATTTCCCCCTGATGTCACAGAGCCGTGGAACGACAGAATCTTTGGAGACATCACAGCTGTCATCTTCTGGAAAAACGCGTAGCTAGTTGGCCTTATAGGATAGAAAGCTAACATAGCTAGCTGGCCATCAAGCGGGGGTGGATGTTGTGGTTTCCCGACTCCACATCCTATTCTTTTTCTGTCGGATATAGCGTCGACGTCGCATGGGTATGTTAAAATGACAAGCGGTGGTGGACTAATCTTGAGCAAGACTTGCGCTAACGTTGTCCTGGTGGCGTTTCAATACTAGCCAGAACTACTACTTCCTAGCATCGCCGTTTAGTCAATTAACGATAGCATTTCAGCTAATTAGCCAATTCATTTGACATCTGTATGGACTAATCGGTCATATGCTGGGTTATAATTACAACTAACATCAGTTAGCATAGGCAAATCTATCGTATGAGGATACAGTTTAGCTAGAAGACAACGGGAGTGGCTTACTCGGTTTTTAATAATACAGCACAGCTAGCTGGCCAAGCTAGTGCTGAGTAACAGCCCGCTAGCTAGGTGGCTAACACTAGGAACTCCCATAGCTAAACAAAGACTTCCGCTCTTCAGGCTTAACTCTCGCTGCTAGCAGTCAATTGTTTGATTTAACTCGGTAGTCTAAGCGTTCTCATAGTAATGTGTGATACTACCCTTTTAATTGGTTAAGTCTGTTTCCTCCTGTGTGAGAAGACATTTGTTCCAATGGATCTAAAAACGGCGACGTTCAACGCAGCAAGGGATGGCAAGCTGCGGTTGCTTCAGAAA includes the following:
- the tmed7 gene encoding transmembrane emp24 domain-containing protein 7, which translates into the protein MFGHHGAMWVFVQVLLAHLLCGWAIGSELTFELPDNAKQCFYEDITIGTKCTLEFQVVTGGHYDVDCRLEDPEGTVLYKEMKKQYDSFTFTAAKNGTYKFCFSNEFSTFTHKTVYFDFQVGEDPPLFPNENRVSALTQLESACVSIHEALKSVIDYQTHFRLREAQGRSRAEDLNTRVAFWSIGEAFILLVVSISQVVLLRSFFSNKKTTTTRVGS